The following are from one region of the Anomaloglossus baeobatrachus isolate aAnoBae1 chromosome 1, aAnoBae1.hap1, whole genome shotgun sequence genome:
- the LOC142257069 gene encoding uncharacterized protein LOC142257069 — protein sequence MKKDRGKMVERIINLTLEIIYHLTGEDYTVVKTSSDRCQAPVSEGRAGTLSPIPGPPPHPRIHEDINDQKILELTNKMLELLTGEVPIRCQDVTVYFSMEEWEYLEGHKDQYKEVMMEEPQPRTSPGLSSTRTTPEKCPAPPPPPPQDPQLLDLDKDLNNINSRERNVRGDQRSNEEIPTDHGADDCTRSSEGHPISSHFNTDNSSIIQSPYERNTNTEDIRSAPHIQNVLSDPFKQIRSPDSSQTVKQKNYRLDVEHQKDPRGKKQYLCSECGRCFSHKSGLIRHHIVHTGEKPFSCLECGKCFTQKPSLIKHQRIHTREKSFSCQECGKCFEHKSFLVRHHRSHIREKSFSCSECGKCFNKKYILIEHQRIHTGEKPFLCSDCGKCFTVKSALIRHQKSHKGEKPHSCLECGKCFIDKNILTAHQRAHTGEKPFSCQECGKCFTLKPNLIRHHKRRHMGEKPFSCSQCGKCFTIKPDLIRHHRSHSGKKPYSCSECGKCFTHKPDLIRHHRRHTGEKPFSCLQCGKCFTMKTDLDKHQIIHTGEKPFSCSQCGKCFNQKHDLKTHQIIHTGEKPFSCSECGKCFSMKSVFIRHQTIHIAREKPYSCSECEKCFNVKSHLVIHKRIHTGEKPFSCLQCGKCFRYKHILIRHQKIHTGEKPFLCSQCGKCFNQKHSLLGHLRIHTGEKPYSCPKCGRCFTHKSHLVTHEKIHTKERQFHV from the exons ATGAAGAAGGACAGAGGCAAAATGGTGGAGAGGATTATAAATCTCACCCTGGAGATAATCTAtcatcttactggagag gattacacagtagtgaagacctctagtgatcgctgtcaggcccctgtgtctgaaggacgggcaggaaccctgagcccaatcccggggcctccacctcacccccggatacatgaaGACATCAACGACCAGAAGATCCTGgaactcaccaacaagatgcttgagctgctgactggagag gttcctataaggtgtcaggacgtcaccgtctatttctccatggaggagtgggagtatctagaaggacacaaggaccagtacaaggaggtgatgatggaggagccccagccccgcacatcaccag gtctctccagtacgaggacgaccccagagaaatgtcccgctcctcctcctcctcctccacaggatcctcag CTTTTGGATCTGGATAAagatctgaacaatattaattctcgagagagaaatgtgaggggcgatcagcggagtaacgaggagattcctacagatcacgGCGCAG atgactgtaccaggagctcAGAGGGTCATCCAATATCTTCACATTTTAATACAGATAATTCTAGTATCATTCAATCTCCATATGAGAGAAATACCAACACTGAAGACATACGTTCAGCCCCTCATATCCAAAATGTATTATCTGATCCTTTTAAACAGATCCGGTctcctgattcatcacagactgtaAAGCAAAAAAATTACAGACTGGATGTTGAACATCAAAAAGATCCCAGAGGGAAAAAGcaatatttatgttcagaatgtggcagaTGTTTTTCCCATAAATCAGGTTTGATTAGACATCATatagttcacacaggggagaaaccattttcatgtttagagtgtgggaaatgttttacccaaaaACCAAGTCTTAttaaacatcaaagaattcacacaagggagaagtcattttcatgtcaagaatgtggaaaatgttttgaacATAAATCGTTTCTGGTTAGACATCATAGAAGCCACATaagggagaagtcattttcatgttcagaatgtgggaaatgttttaacaagaaATACATTCTTATTGAACATCAAAgaattcatacaggagagaagccatttttatgttcagattgtggaaaatgttttactgtaAAATCAGCTTTGATCAGACATCAAAAAAGCCACAAAGGGGAAAAGCCACATTCatgcttagaatgtgggaaatgttttatcgatAAAAATATTCTTACTGCACATCAAagagctcacacaggggagaagccgttttcatgtcaagaatgtggaaaatgttttaccctGAAACCAAATCTGATTAGACATCATAAAAGAAGGCAcatgggggagaagccattttcatgttcacaatgtggaaaatgttttaccatTAAACCAGATCTTATTAGACATCATAGAAGCCACTCAGGaaaaaagccatattcatgctcagaatgtggaaaatgttttacccaTAAACCAGATTTGATTAGACATCATAGAagacacacaggagaaaagccattttcatgtttacaatgtggaaaatgtttcacCATGAAAACAGATCTTGATAAacatcagataattcacacaggggagaagccattttcatgttcacaatgtggaaaatgttttaaccagaaacaTGATCTTAAAACACATCAAataattcacactggggagaagccattttcatgttcagaatgtggaaaatgctttAGCATGAAATCAGTTTTTATTAGGCATCAGACAATTCACATAGctcgggagaagccatattcatgttcagaatgtgaaaaatgttttaatgtAAAATCACACCTTGTTATACATAaacgaattcacacaggggaaaaaccattttcatgtttacaatgtggaaaatgttttaggtATAAACATATTCTTATtagacatcaaaaaattcacacaggggagaagccatttttatgttcacaatgtggaaaatgttttaatcagaaacaTAGTCTTCTTGGACATCTAAGAATTCATAcgggggaaaagccatattcatgcccAAAATGTGGAAGATGCTTTACCCATAAATCACACCTTGTTACTCATGAAAAAATTCACACAAAGGAAAGAcagtttcatgtttag